A window of the Xenopus laevis strain J_2021 chromosome 9_10L, Xenopus_laevis_v10.1, whole genome shotgun sequence genome harbors these coding sequences:
- the LOC121397988 gene encoding prostasin-like translates to MWIIIVIGLLNLLAGCGKPTTNRIVGGQDTVRGEFPWQLSLRKLGIHNCGGSLIDSQWAISAAHCFARPIFLSDYKVDLGAYQLSVPSGIVVDVAAVYLHPTFRGAGGSGDIALIKLAKPVQFTDYIIPICIPTPNIDFPNGVNSVVTGWGTISQQVSLPYPRTLQKVLVPTIARASCDQMYHIDNPTLPANQSIILWDMICAGYKAGKKGSCQGDSGGPLVYHWNGSWLLAGIVSWGFGCALPNRPGVYTSVTAYSTWIKGYVPGLQLTQAQIPAPNNSG, encoded by the exons ATGTGGATCATTAtagttatagggctgctgaacctcttggCTG GATGTGGCAAACCAACAACAAACCGTATTGTGGGTGGCCAGGACACGGTACGAGGGGAGTTTCCCTGGCAGTTGAGCTTGAGGAAGCTTGGGATTCATAACTGTGGGGGTTCTCTAATTGACAGCCAGTGGGCCATCAGTGCTGCTCATTGTTTTGCACG GCCCATCTTCCTCTCAGATTACAAAGTGGATCTTGGTGCATACCAACTCTCAGTTCCTTCTGGAATTGTTGTGGATGTGGCTGCTGTTTACCTACACCCCACATTTAGGGGGGCTGGTGGAAGTGGAGATATTGCTCTAATCAAGCTTGCCAAGCCAGTGCAGTTTACAGACTACATCATTCCTATTTGTATTCCTACCCCAAACATTGACTTTCCCAATGGAGTGAATAGTGTTGTAACTGGATGGGGCACTATCAGCCAACAAG TGAGTCTTCCATATCCACGCACTTTACAAAAGGTCCTGGTTCCTACAATTGCCCGTGCTTCCTGTGATCAAATGTACCACATTGACAATCCCACGCtgccagccaatcagagcataaTATTGTGGGACATGATCTGTGCGGGATACAAGGCTGGAAAGAAGGGTTCATGTCAG ggtGATTCTGGAGGTCCCCTTGTTTACCATTGGAATGGGTCATGGCTTCTCGCTGGAATAGTGAGCTGGGGTTTTGGCTGTGCTCTCCCAAACAGGCCAGGTGTCTACACCAGCGTCACAGCATATTCTACATGGATTAAGGGATACGTTCCTGGTCTCCAGCTAACACAAGCACAAATCCCAGCACCTAACAACAGTGGTTAA